A genome region from Pristis pectinata isolate sPriPec2 chromosome 40, sPriPec2.1.pri, whole genome shotgun sequence includes the following:
- the LOC127587386 gene encoding RNA-binding protein MEX3B-like: GGGGGGGGRGEGEGGGGGGSLRRERSGGGGGGGGGGGGWGGGGGGGGGGGCKIKALRAKTNTYIKTPVRGEEPVFVVTGRREDVAMARREIISAAEHFSLIRASRNKEGAANGAAPAPPALPGQTTIQVRVPYRVVGLVVGPKGATIKRIQQQTHTYIVTPSRDKEPVFEVTGMPANVDRAREEIEAHIALRTGGLIDLNDENDFHCNGLDSGFGAGRHHKGWGRSALAAARKPLASYRGNGPAATDFFYGKAAEQHPAPFTNGVVFGEPYPPAFGADGRELEPPAGPLWPHQELVGALSSPGGGGAPPPRRGSGGGPGPLPHLSPTLPEPALAPPHSLARRAHGEARAGNPPPQPAAGAAAAAPPGGSASPGAPAGGGGGGRHAGGRECQVCFESEVTAALVPCGHNLFCMECANRICQRSNPHCPACLSTVTQAIRIFS; the protein is encoded by the exons ggaggaggagggggagggggtgggaggggagagggagagggaggaggagggggaggg TCCCTTCGCCGGGAGCGTTCG ggggggggggggggggggggggggggggggggggggtggggggggggggggggggggggggggggggggg GCTGCAAGATCAAGGCGCTGCGGGCCAAGACCAACACCTACATCAAGACGCCGGTGCGGGGCGAGGAGCCGGTCTTCGTGGTGACGGGCCGGCGGGAGGACGTGGCCATGGCGCGGCGGGAGATCATCTCGGCGGCCGAGCACTTCTCCCTCATCCGCGCCTCCCGCAACAAGGAGGGGGCGGCGAACGGCGCGGCGCCGGCGCCGCCAGCCCTGCCCGGCCAGACCACCATCCAGGTGCGGGTTCCCTACCGGGTGGTAGGGCTGGTGGTGGGACCCAAGGGCGCCACCATCAAGCGCATCCAGCAGCAGACGCACACCTACATCGTGACGCCCAGCCGCGACAAGGAGCCCGTCTTCGAGGTGACCGGTATGCCGGCCAACGTGGACCGCGCCCGGGAGGAGATCGAGGCGCACATCGCCCTGCGCACCGGCGGCCTCATCGACCTCAACGATGAGAACGATTTCCACTGTAACGGGCTGGACTCGGGCTTCGGCGCCGGCCGCCACCACAAGGGCTGGGGCAGGTCGGCGCTGGCCGCCGCCCGCAAGCCGCTCGCCAGCTACCGGGGCAACGGGCCGGCCGCCACGGACTTCTTCTACGGCAAGGCGGCCGAGCAGCACCCGGCGCCCTTCACCAACGGCGTGGTCTTCGGGGAGCCCTACCCGCCCGCCTTCGGCGCCGACGGCCGAGAGCTGGAGCCCCCGGCCGGACCCCTCTGGCCTCACCAGGAGCTGGTGGGGGCCTTGTCGTCGCCCGGGGGCGGAGGAGCGCCCCCGCCCCGCCGGGGCAGCGGTGGGGGTCCCGGGCCGCTGCCCCACCTATCGCCCACCCTCCCCGAGCCGGCTCTGGCGCCGCCCCACTCGCTGGCCCGCCGGGCGCACGGCGAAGCCCGGGCGGGCAACCCGCCCCCCCAGCCGGCCGCCggcgccgccgccgccgctcccCCCGGAGGCTCGGCTTCCCCCGGCGCGCcggcggggggaggagggggaggccgGCACGCCGGCGGCCGGGAGTGTCAGGTGTGCTTCGAGAGCGAGGTGACGGCCGCCCTGGTCCCCTGCGGCCACAACCTCTTCTGCATGGAGTGCGCCAACCGTATCTGCCAGCGCAGTAACCCGCACTGCCCCGCCTGCCTCAGCACCGTCACCCAGGCCATCCGAATATTCTCCTGA